In a single window of the Elaeis guineensis isolate ETL-2024a chromosome 6, EG11, whole genome shotgun sequence genome:
- the LOC105046506 gene encoding uncharacterized protein encodes MDLLKRELQKKRQALAADFGGKKLLKRSEIEQKEIQKRRAEEQRELLSKSRSSSAPSSSSSSAAASSTSSGQNPSSASSLPPALSSSKKPSDARSEEQRIDDLVLPRHEVIRRLRMLKQPITLFGEDDDARLDRLKLTLKSGVLEIDSDMTEGQTNDFLRDIYELRKRQKSGSASFLRDRSKSKREDGDGLEDDGVGADADENLSGDGGSSGVDADKDLKRMKTKFEDLCDEDKILVFFKRLLNEWNQELEEMPEAEKRTAKGKSMVATFKQCARYLHPLFKFCRKKVLPDDIRQALLVVVECCMKRDYLAAMDQYIKMAIGNAPWPIGVTMVGIHERSAREKIYTNSVAHIMNDETTRKYLQSVKRLMTLCQRRYPADPSKSVEFNSLANGSDLQSLLAEERGPGKAASEERLRLMPATKE; translated from the exons ATGGATCTGCTCAAGCGCGAGCTGCAGAAGAAGCGGCAGGCCCTCGCGGCCGACTTCGGTGGCAAGAAGCTCCTCAAACGCTCCGAGATCGAACAGAAGGAGATCCAAAAGCGTCGTGCCGAGGAGCAGCGCGAACTCCTCTCCAAATCCCGCTCCTCCTCcgccccttcctcctcctcctcctccgccgccgcctCCTCCACCTCCTCCGGCCAAAACCCTAGCTCCGCCTCCTCCCTTCCCCCGGCCCTATCATCCTCCAAGAAGCCCTCCGACGCCCGCTCCGAGGAGCAGAGGATCGACGACCTCGTCCTCCCCCGCCACGAGGTCATCCGCCGCCTCCGCATGCTGAAGCAGCCGATCACCCTCTTCGGCGAGGACGACGACGCCCGTCTCGACCGGCTCAAGCTCACCCTCAAGTCCGGCGTCCTCGAGATCGACAGCGACATGACCGAGGGCCAGACCAACGACTTCCTCCGCGACATCTACGAGCTCCGCAAGCGCCAGAAATCCGGCTCCGCCTCCTTCCTGCGCGACCGGAGCAAGAGCAAGAGGGAGGACGGGGATGGATTGGAGGACGACGGGGTTGGTGCGGATGCGGACGAGAATTTGAGCGGGGACGGGGGGTCGTCGGGAGTGGATGCCGACAAGGATTTGAAGAGGATGAAGACCAAATTCGAGGATCTGTGCGATGAGGACAAGATTCTTGTCTTCTTCAAGAGGCTTCTGAATGAGTGGAACCAGGAGCTCGAGGAGATGCCGGAGGCAGAGAAGAGGACGGCCAAGGGGAAGTCCATGGTCGCCACTTTTAAACAGTGCGCGCGCTATCTGCATCCTCTTTTCAAGTTCTGCAGGAAAAAG GTTCTTCCAGATGATATACGTCAAGCATTGCTTGTTGTTGTGGAGTGCTGCATGAAACGAGACTATTTGGCAGCAATGGATCAATACATTAAAATGGCCATTGGAAATGCACCATGGCCTATTGGTGTGACCATGGTTGGCATCCATGAGCGTTCAGCTCGGGAGAAGATCTACACTAATAGTGTGGCACACATCATGAACGACGAGACAACTCGAAAATACTTGCAGTCTGTGAAGAGACTAATGACTCTTTGCCAACGACGGTACCCTGCAGATCCATCCAAATCAGTTGAGTTTAATAGCCTAGCAAATGGGAGTGATCTGCAATCACTCCTAGCAGAGGAAAGAGGGCCGGGGAAAGCAGCATCAGAAGAAAGGCTTCGGTTAATGCCTGCAACAAAagaataa
- the LOC105046505 gene encoding thermospermine synthase ACAULIS5 isoform X2, whose translation MGDISSFNGNGNGIHGERRMKSCWYEEEIEQNLRWCYALNSILHTGATQYQDIALLDTKPFGKALVIDGKLPSAEMDEFIYHESLVHPALLHHPNPKLIFIMGGGEGSTAREILRHRMAGRVVMCDIDEEVVDFCKSHLVADKNAFFDSRLQLLINDARAQLEKSEDKFDMIIGDLADPLEEGPCYQLYAKSFYESTAKPKLMEGGIFVTQAGPAGVFTHTEVFSCIYKTLRLVFRYVVPYSAHIPSYADTWGWVMASDSPFTLDVEELDARIGRRIKGENRYLDASASILSKVLAKETQLFTERPAKFIYGDGTCPSKHRKL comes from the exons ATGGGTGATATCTCGAGCTTTAATGGGAATGGGAATGGAATTCATGGAGAGAGGAGAATGAAGAGTTGTTGGTATGAAGAAGAGATTGAACAGAACTTGAGATGGTGCTATGCTCTCAATAG CATATTGCACACTGGAGCTACTCAGTATCAGGACATCGCTTTGCTGGATACAAAACCCTTTGGAAAG GCATTAGTAATAGATGGAAAACTTCCGAGCGCAGAGATGGATGAATTTATCTACCACGAATCCCTTGTTCATCCAGCTCTTCTGCACCACCCAAA TCCCAAATTGATTTTTATAATGGGTGGAGGCGAGGGTTCCACTGCAAGAGAAATCCTTAGGCACAGGATGGCGGGGAGGGTGGTCATGTGTGACATAGATGAG GAAGTGGTGGACTTCTGCAAATCACACTTGGTTGCTGACAAAAATGCCTTCTTTGATTCAAGACTTCAACTCCTCATTAATGATGCTCG AGCTCAGCTGGAGAAGAGTGAGGATAAGTTTGACATGATCATAGGAGACCTGGCCGATCCCCTCGAGGAAGGTCCATGTTACCAATTATATGCCAAATCCTTCTACGAGTCTACAGCCAAGCCTAAGCTTATGGAGGGTGGCATCTTTGTGACACAG GCAGGGCCAGCAGGAGTCTTTACGCATACAGAAGTCTTCTCCTGCATCTACAAAACACTGAGACTTGTTTTCAGAT ATGTTGTGCCTTACTCAGCTCACATACCTTCCTATGCTGACACTTGGGGCTGGGTTATG GCATCTGACTCTCCATTTACATTAGATGTGGAGGAACTGGATGCAAGGATCGGCCGGAGGATTAAAGGAGAGAACAGATATCTTGATGCGTCTGCCTCGATCTTAAGCAAAGT CCTAGCAAAGGAAACTCAATTGTTCACGGAGCGCCCTGCTAAGTTCATCTATGGGGATGGTACCTGTCCCAGTAAACATAGAAAGTTATGA
- the LOC105046505 gene encoding thermospermine synthase ACAULIS5 isoform X1 yields the protein MGDISSFNGNGNGIHGERRMKSCWYEEEIEQNLRWCYALNSILHTGATQYQDIALLDTKPFGKALVIDGKLPSAEMDEFIYHESLVHPALLHHPNPKLIFIMGGGEGSTAREILRHRMAGRVVMCDIDEEVVDFCKSHLVADKNAFFDSRLQLLINDARAQLEKSEDKFDMIIGDLADPLEEGPCYQLYAKSFYESTAKPKLMEGGIFVTQAGPAGVFTHTEVFSCIYKTLRLVFRYVVPYSAHIPSYADTWGWVMASDSPFTLDVEELDARIGRRIKGENRYLDASASILSKVSGDP from the exons ATGGGTGATATCTCGAGCTTTAATGGGAATGGGAATGGAATTCATGGAGAGAGGAGAATGAAGAGTTGTTGGTATGAAGAAGAGATTGAACAGAACTTGAGATGGTGCTATGCTCTCAATAG CATATTGCACACTGGAGCTACTCAGTATCAGGACATCGCTTTGCTGGATACAAAACCCTTTGGAAAG GCATTAGTAATAGATGGAAAACTTCCGAGCGCAGAGATGGATGAATTTATCTACCACGAATCCCTTGTTCATCCAGCTCTTCTGCACCACCCAAA TCCCAAATTGATTTTTATAATGGGTGGAGGCGAGGGTTCCACTGCAAGAGAAATCCTTAGGCACAGGATGGCGGGGAGGGTGGTCATGTGTGACATAGATGAG GAAGTGGTGGACTTCTGCAAATCACACTTGGTTGCTGACAAAAATGCCTTCTTTGATTCAAGACTTCAACTCCTCATTAATGATGCTCG AGCTCAGCTGGAGAAGAGTGAGGATAAGTTTGACATGATCATAGGAGACCTGGCCGATCCCCTCGAGGAAGGTCCATGTTACCAATTATATGCCAAATCCTTCTACGAGTCTACAGCCAAGCCTAAGCTTATGGAGGGTGGCATCTTTGTGACACAG GCAGGGCCAGCAGGAGTCTTTACGCATACAGAAGTCTTCTCCTGCATCTACAAAACACTGAGACTTGTTTTCAGAT ATGTTGTGCCTTACTCAGCTCACATACCTTCCTATGCTGACACTTGGGGCTGGGTTATG GCATCTGACTCTCCATTTACATTAGATGTGGAGGAACTGGATGCAAGGATCGGCCGGAGGATTAAAGGAGAGAACAGATATCTTGATGCGTCTGCCTCGATCTTAAGCAAAGTGTCAGGAGATC CCTAG